Proteins encoded within one genomic window of Chitinophaga parva:
- a CDS encoding YtxH domain-containing protein: MNNSSKAVVSFIVGAAVGVAVGYFLNSDKKDELVDKLKYQADKLKDKLKKKKAEYDNALEHELA; encoded by the coding sequence ATGAACAACAGCTCCAAAGCAGTAGTATCTTTCATTGTAGGCGCGGCCGTGGGCGTAGCCGTAGGTTATTTCCTGAACTCCGACAAGAAAGACGAACTGGTAGACAAACTGAAATACCAGGCCGACAAACTGAAAGACAAGTTGAAGAAGAAGAAAGCAGAATATGATAATGCCCTCGAACACGAACTGGCCTAA
- a CDS encoding AI-2E family transporter, protein MGLIQNEHLKQVGFIILILLLGILLFTELSPFIPALLGAVTFYVLCRNVMFRLVEKWRWPGPLAATLIMLLSFLIILLPFGLLINMLASKAAYAINHYTDLADGVKQLNGRLQQSSGLNLLSPERLQQLQSKLTVMLPNLLGATLSSLTSIVIMYFILYFMLTCGRAMEAALYEYIPLREENVVRMGKEVHTMVIANAVVIPLIAILQGAVAGLGYWLLGVPQPVFWAVVTAFASLLPVIGAAAVYVPIGIWVVASGQTWHGMGLLLYGFLVVGTVDNIFRFVLAKRIGDVHPLITIFGVIIGLNLFGFIGIVFGPLLISMFILLLKIYGNEYAVKRRGRPEEQVVKQ, encoded by the coding sequence ATGGGATTGATCCAAAACGAACATCTGAAGCAGGTAGGCTTCATCATCCTCATCCTGTTACTGGGCATACTTTTATTTACCGAACTCTCACCCTTTATCCCCGCCCTGCTGGGCGCTGTTACCTTCTATGTGCTGTGCCGCAATGTCATGTTCCGCCTCGTGGAAAAGTGGCGCTGGCCGGGCCCCCTGGCCGCAACCCTGATCATGCTGTTGTCCTTTCTCATCATTCTGTTGCCCTTCGGCCTGTTGATCAATATGTTAGCCTCCAAGGCCGCTTATGCCATCAATCACTACACAGACCTGGCAGACGGTGTAAAGCAACTGAACGGCCGCCTGCAGCAAAGCTCGGGGCTCAACCTGCTCTCGCCGGAGCGCCTGCAACAGCTGCAAAGTAAGCTCACCGTGATGTTGCCAAACCTGCTGGGCGCCACCCTGAGCAGCCTTACTTCCATCGTGATCATGTACTTCATCCTGTACTTCATGCTCACCTGCGGACGGGCCATGGAAGCGGCTTTGTACGAGTACATTCCCCTCCGCGAGGAGAATGTGGTGCGCATGGGCAAAGAGGTGCATACCATGGTAATTGCTAATGCCGTGGTGATCCCCCTCATTGCCATTTTGCAGGGCGCCGTGGCAGGCCTGGGCTATTGGCTGCTGGGCGTACCCCAGCCGGTATTCTGGGCGGTGGTCACTGCCTTTGCTTCCCTGCTACCTGTCATTGGCGCCGCGGCGGTATATGTGCCTATTGGCATCTGGGTAGTGGCCAGCGGGCAAACCTGGCACGGCATGGGCCTGCTGCTATACGGCTTCCTGGTGGTAGGCACGGTGGACAACATATTCCGGTTTGTGCTGGCTAAGCGCATTGGGGATGTGCATCCGCTCATTACTATTTTCGGGGTGATCATAGGCCTCAATTTGTTTGGCTTTATCGGCATTGTGTTCGGGCCATTGCTGATCTCTATGTTTATCCTGTTATTAAAGATCTATGGAAATGAATATGCAGTGAAGCGCAGGGGCCGGCCGGAGGAGCAGGTGGTTAAGCAGTAG
- a CDS encoding 1,2-phenylacetyl-CoA epoxidase subunit B has translation MNEQSLDPRINRLQLGEAGPLTIAEGENWNTYEVFHQEKRGAHHEHVGCVRAPGPELALVFAKEQFARRKKCVNLWVVRSADILAFDIADEDMFENNADKTYRDASGFKVMEKINKFKKGGIK, from the coding sequence ATGAATGAACAATCGCTGGACCCGAGAATAAACCGCCTGCAACTGGGCGAAGCTGGTCCCTTGACCATTGCGGAAGGGGAGAACTGGAACACGTATGAAGTTTTTCACCAGGAGAAAAGAGGCGCCCACCATGAACACGTGGGTTGTGTACGGGCCCCCGGCCCGGAACTGGCGCTGGTGTTTGCCAAGGAGCAATTTGCCCGCCGTAAAAAGTGTGTAAATCTCTGGGTAGTGCGGAGCGCAGACATCCTGGCGTTTGACATAGCGGATGAAGATATGTTTGAGAACAACGCGGATAAAACCTACCGCGACGCCAGCGGCTTTAAGGTCATGGAGAAGATCAATAAATTCAAGAAGGGTGGTATTAAGTAA
- the paaC gene encoding 1,2-phenylacetyl-CoA epoxidase subunit PaaC, translating to MQTLSPALRQLIIAMGDDALILGHRNSEWTGLGPVMEEDIAFSSMAQDKIGHAWALYRVLHEHGGPDPDAFAFLRLAEKYTCCHLVEQPIGEYDFSLMRHFLFDHAEALRYEALADSSFVPLQQLARKIKGELKYHTLHANAWIIQLAQAGEEGKARMQAALEETLPLALGIFEPLAQEAELIASGVYCGEAALQQRWWESLQPILAKAGLALPATGDLEPAYGGRSGWHTQYLAPLLDEMGAVFRLDPEATW from the coding sequence ATGCAAACGCTTTCCCCCGCTTTGCGGCAACTGATCATTGCAATGGGCGATGATGCCCTGATCCTGGGCCACCGTAATTCCGAGTGGACGGGCCTGGGCCCTGTGATGGAAGAAGACATTGCTTTTTCGTCCATGGCACAGGATAAAATAGGCCATGCATGGGCTTTGTACCGGGTGTTGCACGAGCATGGAGGCCCCGATCCGGATGCATTCGCATTTCTTCGCCTGGCGGAAAAGTATACCTGCTGCCACCTGGTGGAGCAACCCATTGGCGAGTATGATTTTAGTTTGATGCGGCATTTTCTTTTTGACCATGCAGAAGCCCTGCGATATGAAGCCCTGGCAGACAGCAGCTTTGTGCCCCTGCAGCAACTGGCGCGGAAAATAAAAGGAGAATTGAAATACCATACCCTGCACGCCAATGCCTGGATCATCCAGCTGGCGCAGGCAGGTGAGGAAGGCAAAGCCCGTATGCAGGCCGCGCTGGAAGAAACCCTGCCGCTGGCATTGGGTATTTTTGAACCACTGGCCCAGGAAGCGGAATTGATCGCGTCCGGCGTGTATTGCGGAGAGGCCGCATTGCAGCAGCGCTGGTGGGAAAGCCTGCAGCCCATACTGGCTAAAGCGGGGCTGGCGCTGCCGGCCACCGGCGACCTGGAACCCGCGTATGGCGGACGTTCCGGCTGGCATACACAATATTTGGCGCCCCTGCTGGATGAAATGGGCGCCGTATTTCGCCTGGACCCGGAAGCCACCTGGTAA
- the nadD gene encoding nicotinate (nicotinamide) nucleotide adenylyltransferase: MKIGLYFGSFNPVHNGHLIIANFMAYNTDLDMVWLVVSPQNPLKPAGSLLNEHHRFHLVELAVKGAPRLRASNIEFSLPRPSFTIDTLTYLAEKFPTHEFSVIMGSDSLENLPRWKNYEQLIRDYPLYIYMRPGHPARELAGARITVVEAPLLDISSTAIRRWIKEGKPVRYLIPDDVVAYMDENNYYR, encoded by the coding sequence ATGAAGATAGGCTTGTACTTTGGCTCATTCAATCCGGTGCACAACGGGCATTTGATCATCGCAAACTTTATGGCTTACAATACGGACCTGGATATGGTGTGGCTGGTGGTATCGCCCCAGAACCCCCTGAAGCCGGCCGGCTCCCTGCTCAATGAACATCATCGCTTCCACCTCGTGGAACTGGCCGTGAAAGGCGCTCCCCGCCTGCGGGCCAGCAACATTGAATTTTCTTTGCCCCGCCCATCTTTCACCATCGATACACTGACCTATCTTGCTGAAAAATTTCCCACGCATGAATTTTCTGTGATCATGGGCAGTGATAGCCTGGAGAACCTTCCCCGCTGGAAGAATTATGAACAGCTGATCCGCGACTATCCCCTGTATATTTACATGCGCCCCGGCCATCCCGCGCGCGAACTCGCAGGTGCCCGCATTACCGTAGTGGAAGCGCCCCTGCTGGATATTTCTTCCACTGCCATCCGCAGGTGGATAAAGGAAGGCAAGCCGGTACGCTACCTCATACCGGATGATGTAGTGGCTTATATGGATGAGAATAATTATTACCGCTAA
- a CDS encoding SPASM domain-containing protein has product MPEFNLNDSLNLLSKFTPRRAWNAGKVLASYWVSKWTGKPVQWGYPISLSFEPTTSCNLRCPECPSGLRAFTRPTGMLEQDFFRRTIDSISKDLLYLIFYFQGEPYLNPGFLDMVKHAAARGLYTATSTNAHYLNDANARRTVESGLDRLIISIDGTTQDVYSQYRVGGQLHKVIEGAKNIVKWKKELNSKKPFVFFQFLVVKPNEHQIEAIKQLAREVGVDEVRFKTAQVYDFEEGNRLIPTIDKYSRYRQKEDGTYEIKSGLGNHCWRLWHSPVVTWDGLVVPCCFDKDAQHKLGDLKKEDFRTLWHNEAYVKFRTQLMTGRKSIDICANCSEGTKVWED; this is encoded by the coding sequence ATGCCGGAATTTAACCTGAATGACAGTCTGAACCTCCTTTCCAAATTCACGCCCCGCCGGGCGTGGAATGCTGGGAAAGTGCTGGCCAGCTACTGGGTGAGCAAGTGGACGGGCAAGCCGGTGCAGTGGGGCTACCCCATCTCCCTTTCGTTTGAGCCCACTACTTCCTGCAACCTGCGCTGCCCCGAGTGCCCCAGCGGTCTGCGGGCGTTTACCCGCCCCACGGGTATGCTGGAGCAGGATTTCTTCCGCCGCACCATAGACAGTATTTCCAAAGACCTTTTATACCTCATCTTCTACTTCCAGGGCGAGCCTTACCTGAACCCGGGTTTCCTGGACATGGTAAAGCACGCCGCTGCCCGCGGCCTTTACACCGCCACCTCTACCAATGCGCATTACCTCAATGATGCCAATGCCAGGCGCACCGTGGAAAGTGGGCTGGACCGCCTCATTATTTCCATTGACGGTACCACCCAGGATGTGTACTCCCAGTACCGCGTAGGCGGGCAGTTGCATAAGGTAATAGAAGGCGCTAAGAACATTGTGAAATGGAAAAAAGAGCTGAACAGCAAAAAGCCGTTCGTGTTCTTCCAGTTCCTGGTGGTAAAGCCCAATGAGCACCAGATAGAAGCGATAAAACAGCTGGCCAGGGAAGTGGGCGTGGATGAAGTGCGCTTTAAAACCGCGCAGGTCTATGACTTTGAAGAAGGCAACCGCCTCATTCCTACCATAGACAAGTACTCCCGCTACCGCCAGAAAGAAGATGGTACCTACGAGATCAAAAGTGGGCTGGGCAATCATTGCTGGCGCCTCTGGCACTCCCCGGTAGTAACCTGGGACGGGCTGGTAGTGCCCTGCTGCTTCGATAAAGACGCACAGCACAAACTGGGCGATCTGAAAAAAGAAGATTTCCGCACCCTGTGGCACAATGAAGCATACGTAAAATTCAGGACCCAGCTGATGACAGGCCGCAAGTCTATCGACATCTGTGCTAACTGTAGCGAGGGTACGAAAGTGTGGGAAGATTAG
- a CDS encoding glycoside hydrolase family 25 protein codes for MIKKAWQSSFILLLLLVAAVAAWCWYRNRGGINFVHYSEFGIDLPVNYEMHGIDVSKFQQDINWNAVGQMQVKKVRISFAFIKATEGITRQDASFKRNWTKCKDAGVIRGAYHFFYSTRDPLKQAINFKNVVDLEPGDLPPVLDIEVSNNQPPAVIRSTARIWLEEMEKAYKVKPIIYTNMKFYRNYLGEEFDDYPLWVAHYYVEKDPRTDRVWTFWQHNDRGRVDGIRTTVDFNVFNGDSAALSKLLIP; via the coding sequence ATGATCAAAAAAGCCTGGCAATCTTCCTTCATTCTCCTCCTCCTGCTGGTGGCCGCTGTGGCGGCCTGGTGCTGGTACCGCAACCGTGGCGGGATCAACTTTGTGCACTATTCCGAATTTGGCATAGACCTGCCGGTGAACTATGAAATGCATGGCATTGATGTGAGTAAATTCCAGCAGGACATCAACTGGAATGCCGTGGGACAGATGCAGGTGAAGAAGGTGCGGATCAGCTTTGCTTTTATAAAAGCTACGGAAGGTATTACCCGGCAGGACGCCTCCTTTAAGCGCAACTGGACCAAGTGTAAAGACGCCGGTGTGATCCGGGGCGCCTATCACTTCTTTTACTCCACCCGCGACCCGCTGAAACAGGCCATCAACTTCAAGAACGTGGTAGACCTGGAGCCGGGCGACCTGCCCCCCGTGCTGGACATTGAAGTGAGCAATAACCAGCCCCCCGCCGTGATCCGCAGTACCGCCCGCATATGGCTGGAAGAAATGGAGAAGGCATATAAGGTAAAGCCCATCATCTACACCAATATGAAATTTTACCGCAACTACCTTGGTGAAGAATTTGATGATTACCCGCTCTGGGTGGCCCACTACTATGTGGAAAAAGACCCCAGAACAGACCGGGTGTGGACCTTCTGGCAGCACAATGACCGGGGCCGGGTAGACGGCATCCGCACCACGGTGGACTTCAATGTATTTAATGGCGACAGCGCCGCACTTTCCAAACTCCTGATCCCGTAA
- the paaD gene encoding 1,2-phenylacetyl-CoA epoxidase subunit PaaD translates to MSTPLTIDRVYQCLATVMDPEIPVLSVVDLGMITGVELAGSAAVTVKMIPTYAACPALQFIQRNIQVSLERELQVPVLVQVDAATHWHSNRLTAAARQKLEAFALAPPPVSGKVSAEILLHTPCPHCGSKDTYMRSPFGATLCRATHFCKNCGQLFEQFKPLE, encoded by the coding sequence ATGTCCACACCTTTGACCATAGACCGTGTATACCAATGCCTGGCCACCGTAATGGACCCGGAGATACCCGTGCTCAGCGTGGTGGACCTGGGTATGATCACCGGGGTGGAACTGGCAGGCAGCGCGGCGGTTACCGTAAAAATGATCCCTACCTATGCGGCATGCCCCGCGCTGCAATTCATACAACGCAACATACAGGTATCGCTGGAACGGGAGCTGCAGGTACCGGTGCTGGTACAGGTAGATGCAGCTACCCACTGGCATAGCAACCGCCTTACCGCGGCGGCCCGCCAGAAGCTGGAAGCCTTTGCCCTGGCGCCTCCGCCGGTATCGGGCAAGGTATCTGCCGAGATACTGCTACACACGCCCTGCCCTCATTGCGGCAGCAAGGATACTTATATGCGCTCTCCCTTTGGGGCCACCCTTTGCAGGGCTACACACTTCTGTAAAAACTGCGGTCAGTTGTTCGAACAGTTTAAACCGCTGGAGTGA